Proteins encoded together in one Coffea arabica cultivar ET-39 chromosome 2c, Coffea Arabica ET-39 HiFi, whole genome shotgun sequence window:
- the LOC113724988 gene encoding uncharacterized protein isoform X3 produces the protein MATPTGRLIQDQNLNVHSTGASLGGKIDAYRATKNGALGGRRALNDISNSGKPSALQPSTKHNSINVVSTGKVLGAGKANMSKAPPEKVKAGGRKALSDLTNSAKPSVQHLSKKSQGQKVSAKDGENIQSAIKEEAFLHNHHDCIKARRNIMNFGFFLDTVGLDKAGSSLVLPETLELKKDSPVKCLEMEEMPMILNENKVAECGDAEFLGFSSPISVKHTYENWKDDNFLGFTLKETPKLQKF, from the exons ATGGCAACTCCAACTGGACGATTGATTCAAGATCAGAATCTGAACGTTCATTCTACAG GAGCTTCTCTTGGAGGAAAGATTGATGCCTACAGGGCTACCAAGAATGGAGCACTTGGTGGAAGAAGAGCACTTAATGATATATCAAATTCAGGGAAACCTTCTGCCCTTCAGCCATCAACAAAGCATAATTCCATAAATGTGGTTTCTACAGGAAAAGTTCTTGGTGCAGGCAAAGCAAATATGTCCAAGGCACCCCCGGAGAAAGTGAAAGCAGGCGGTAGAAAGGCTCTCAGTGACCTTACCAACTCTGCAAAGCCATCTGTTCAACATCTTTCTAAGAAGAGTCAAGGCCAGAAAGTAAGTGCCAAAGATGGAGAGAACATTCAAAGTGCCATTAAGGAGGAGGCCTTTCTGCACAATCATCATGATTGCATAAAAGCACGGAGAAACATAATGAACTTTGGCTTTTTTTTGGACACAGTTGGACTAGACAAAG CAGGATCTTCATTGGTGCTTCCGGAAACATTGGAGTTGAAGAAG GACAGCCCTGTGAAGTGCTTGGAAATGGAAGAAATGCCAATGATACTGAATGAAAATAAAGTTGCTGAATGCGGGGATGCTGAATTTCTGGGTTTCTCTTCACCCATATCAGTGAAACATACATATGAAAACTGGAAGGATGATAATTTTCTTGGTTTCACGTTGAAGGAGACACCAAAACTGCAGAAGTTCTAA
- the LOC113724988 gene encoding uncharacterized protein isoform X4, translating into MATPTGRLIQDQNLNVHSTGASLGGKIDAYRATKNGALGGRRALNDISNSGKPSALQPSTKHNSINVVSTGKVLGAGKANMSKAPPEKVKAGGRKALSDLTNSAKPSVQHLSKKSQGQKVSAKDGENIQSAIKEEAFLHNHHDCIKARRNIMNFGFFLDTVGLDKGSSLVLPETLELKKDSPVKCLEMEEMPMILNENKVAECGDAEFLGFSSPISVKHTYENWKDDNFLGFTLKETPKLQKF; encoded by the exons ATGGCAACTCCAACTGGACGATTGATTCAAGATCAGAATCTGAACGTTCATTCTACAG GAGCTTCTCTTGGAGGAAAGATTGATGCCTACAGGGCTACCAAGAATGGAGCACTTGGTGGAAGAAGAGCACTTAATGATATATCAAATTCAGGGAAACCTTCTGCCCTTCAGCCATCAACAAAGCATAATTCCATAAATGTGGTTTCTACAGGAAAAGTTCTTGGTGCAGGCAAAGCAAATATGTCCAAGGCACCCCCGGAGAAAGTGAAAGCAGGCGGTAGAAAGGCTCTCAGTGACCTTACCAACTCTGCAAAGCCATCTGTTCAACATCTTTCTAAGAAGAGTCAAGGCCAGAAAGTAAGTGCCAAAGATGGAGAGAACATTCAAAGTGCCATTAAGGAGGAGGCCTTTCTGCACAATCATCATGATTGCATAAAAGCACGGAGAAACATAATGAACTTTGGCTTTTTTTTGGACACAGTTGGACTAGACAAAG GATCTTCATTGGTGCTTCCGGAAACATTGGAGTTGAAGAAG GACAGCCCTGTGAAGTGCTTGGAAATGGAAGAAATGCCAATGATACTGAATGAAAATAAAGTTGCTGAATGCGGGGATGCTGAATTTCTGGGTTTCTCTTCACCCATATCAGTGAAACATACATATGAAAACTGGAAGGATGATAATTTTCTTGGTTTCACGTTGAAGGAGACACCAAAACTGCAGAAGTTCTAA
- the LOC113724988 gene encoding uncharacterized protein isoform X1, translating into MATPTGRLIQDQNLNVHSTGASLGGKIDAYRATKNGALGGRRALNDISNSGKPSALQPSTKHNSINVVSTGKVLGAGKANMSKAPPEKVKAGGRKALSDLTNSAKPSVQHLSKKSQGQKVSAKDGENIQSAIKEEAFLHNHHDCIKARRNIMNFGFFLDTVGLDKAGSSLVLPETLELKKQDSPVKCLEMEEMPMILNENKVAECGDAEFLGFSSPISVKHTYENWKDDNFLGFTLKETPKLQKF; encoded by the exons ATGGCAACTCCAACTGGACGATTGATTCAAGATCAGAATCTGAACGTTCATTCTACAG GAGCTTCTCTTGGAGGAAAGATTGATGCCTACAGGGCTACCAAGAATGGAGCACTTGGTGGAAGAAGAGCACTTAATGATATATCAAATTCAGGGAAACCTTCTGCCCTTCAGCCATCAACAAAGCATAATTCCATAAATGTGGTTTCTACAGGAAAAGTTCTTGGTGCAGGCAAAGCAAATATGTCCAAGGCACCCCCGGAGAAAGTGAAAGCAGGCGGTAGAAAGGCTCTCAGTGACCTTACCAACTCTGCAAAGCCATCTGTTCAACATCTTTCTAAGAAGAGTCAAGGCCAGAAAGTAAGTGCCAAAGATGGAGAGAACATTCAAAGTGCCATTAAGGAGGAGGCCTTTCTGCACAATCATCATGATTGCATAAAAGCACGGAGAAACATAATGAACTTTGGCTTTTTTTTGGACACAGTTGGACTAGACAAAG CAGGATCTTCATTGGTGCTTCCGGAAACATTGGAGTTGAAGAAG CAGGACAGCCCTGTGAAGTGCTTGGAAATGGAAGAAATGCCAATGATACTGAATGAAAATAAAGTTGCTGAATGCGGGGATGCTGAATTTCTGGGTTTCTCTTCACCCATATCAGTGAAACATACATATGAAAACTGGAAGGATGATAATTTTCTTGGTTTCACGTTGAAGGAGACACCAAAACTGCAGAAGTTCTAA
- the LOC113724988 gene encoding uncharacterized protein isoform X2, producing MATPTGRLIQDQNLNVHSTGASLGGKIDAYRATKNGALGGRRALNDISNSGKPSALQPSTKHNSINVVSTGKVLGAGKANMSKAPPEKVKAGGRKALSDLTNSAKPSVQHLSKKSQGQKVSAKDGENIQSAIKEEAFLHNHHDCIKARRNIMNFGFFLDTVGLDKGSSLVLPETLELKKQDSPVKCLEMEEMPMILNENKVAECGDAEFLGFSSPISVKHTYENWKDDNFLGFTLKETPKLQKF from the exons ATGGCAACTCCAACTGGACGATTGATTCAAGATCAGAATCTGAACGTTCATTCTACAG GAGCTTCTCTTGGAGGAAAGATTGATGCCTACAGGGCTACCAAGAATGGAGCACTTGGTGGAAGAAGAGCACTTAATGATATATCAAATTCAGGGAAACCTTCTGCCCTTCAGCCATCAACAAAGCATAATTCCATAAATGTGGTTTCTACAGGAAAAGTTCTTGGTGCAGGCAAAGCAAATATGTCCAAGGCACCCCCGGAGAAAGTGAAAGCAGGCGGTAGAAAGGCTCTCAGTGACCTTACCAACTCTGCAAAGCCATCTGTTCAACATCTTTCTAAGAAGAGTCAAGGCCAGAAAGTAAGTGCCAAAGATGGAGAGAACATTCAAAGTGCCATTAAGGAGGAGGCCTTTCTGCACAATCATCATGATTGCATAAAAGCACGGAGAAACATAATGAACTTTGGCTTTTTTTTGGACACAGTTGGACTAGACAAAG GATCTTCATTGGTGCTTCCGGAAACATTGGAGTTGAAGAAG CAGGACAGCCCTGTGAAGTGCTTGGAAATGGAAGAAATGCCAATGATACTGAATGAAAATAAAGTTGCTGAATGCGGGGATGCTGAATTTCTGGGTTTCTCTTCACCCATATCAGTGAAACATACATATGAAAACTGGAAGGATGATAATTTTCTTGGTTTCACGTTGAAGGAGACACCAAAACTGCAGAAGTTCTAA